In Bacteroidales bacterium, one DNA window encodes the following:
- a CDS encoding acyl carrier protein has translation MKAIIREYVVKEYVEDDTEIGYDTPLISGGIVDSFSMVSLKRFLENKYKISIPDDKATPEAFDTVNKIVKLVNEFIK, from the coding sequence ATGAAAGCAATAATTCGGGAATATGTTGTAAAAGAGTATGTTGAAGATGATACTGAGATTGGTTATGATACCCCTTTAATCTCTGGTGGTATTGTTGACTCATTTTCAATGGTATCTCTTAAACGTTTCTTAGAGAATAAGTATAAAATATCTATTCCGGATGATAAGGCAACTCCCGAAGCGTTTGATACAGTAAATAAAATTGTTAAACTAGTTAACGAATTTATTAAATAA
- a CDS encoding acetate uptake transporter — protein MENKLANPAPLGLLGFGMTTVLLNIHNAGFFPVSAMLLAMGIFIGGIAQVIAGTLEFKKGNTFGMTAFISYGFFWIILVAIWIFPDLGIAKGTKTEEGFMGWFLFIWGVYSFFMWIGTFNKNKTLQFVFLTLWILFFLLAIRDWTGSAGIGIVAGYEGILCGASAIYLAMAEVLEETLGKKVLPY, from the coding sequence ATGGAAAACAAATTGGCCAATCCTGCCCCACTGGGTTTGTTGGGTTTCGGGATGACTACAGTTCTTTTAAATATTCATAATGCTGGATTTTTTCCCGTAAGTGCAATGCTACTTGCTATGGGAATATTCATTGGTGGTATTGCACAAGTAATAGCGGGTACTCTTGAGTTCAAAAAGGGTAATACTTTTGGAATGACTGCATTTATTTCCTACGGGTTTTTCTGGATTATCCTTGTTGCGATTTGGATTTTCCCAGACCTTGGAATAGCAAAAGGAACTAAAACAGAAGAAGGTTTTATGGGATGGTTTTTATTTATCTGGGGTGTTTACTCTTTCTTTATGTGGATTGGAACTTTTAATAAAAATAAAACACTTCAATTCGTATTTCTTACACTTTGGATTTTATTCTTCTTGCTCGCAATCCGTGATTGGACTGGTTCTGCAGGTATAGGTATAGTTGCTGGTTACGAAGGAATTCTATGCGGTGCATCAGCCATTTATCTTGCAATGGCAGAAGTTTTAGAAGAAACTCTAGGGAAAAAAGTACTACCGTATTAA
- a CDS encoding YdeI/OmpD-associated family protein, translating to MLSKGEYVEGVPSELQGLLDEDQQAKIFFESLAKSYKKGYCDWVGSAKQEETRKIRAEKALKMLQNGQKTLQT from the coding sequence ATGCTATCAAAAGGAGAATATGTTGAAGGAGTACCCTCAGAACTTCAAGGATTACTAGATGAAGACCAGCAGGCTAAAATCTTTTTTGAATCGCTTGCCAAATCATACAAAAAAGGATACTGCGATTGGGTTGGATCTGCAAAACAAGAGGAAACAAGAAAGATCCGTGCAGAAAAAGCCCTTAAGATGCTACAAAATGGTCAAAAAACACTACAGACATAA
- a CDS encoding NADH-quinone oxidoreductase subunit M, whose amino-acid sequence MDVLSLLVIIPTITIIGILFTKEKKQARLVSAIGTGIQLVLAGILVWMYLAERSGGNTAQMLFTQDYMWYPNLNIHYAIGVDGISVAMIALTAIVLFAGVFASWEVEFLNREFFISLILLSSGVFGFFISLDLFTMFLFYELAVIPMYLLIGIWGTGPKEYSAMKLTLMLMGGSALLLVGLLGIYMNSAPAGQPLTFNLIEIAKVTISIEAQRLFFPLTFVGFGVLGALFPLHTWSPDGHASAPTAVSMLHAGVLMKLGGYGCFRVAMYLMPEAAHEMAWIFIILTTISVVYGAYGAIVQKDLKYINAYSSVSHCGLVIFALLMMNKTAMDGAILQMISHGLMTALFFALIGMIYGRTHTRNIYEMGGLMRIIPFLSVVYVIAGLASLGLPGLSGFVAEMTVFVGAFQHADMFHRVATIVVTTSIVVTAVYILRVVGILLLGPIRNEEYNHFKDATWFEKLSTVTLLLMIAAIGLAPLWLSNMIQHSLVPIIQKLAIAPGI is encoded by the coding sequence ATGGATGTACTATCATTACTGGTAATAATACCGACGATTACGATTATCGGGATATTGTTTACAAAGGAGAAGAAGCAAGCTCGCCTTGTATCCGCAATCGGTACAGGAATACAGCTAGTCCTTGCAGGGATTCTTGTTTGGATGTATTTAGCTGAGCGTTCAGGCGGAAATACTGCTCAAATGCTTTTCACTCAGGATTACATGTGGTATCCAAACCTTAATATTCATTACGCAATTGGTGTTGATGGTATTTCGGTAGCCATGATAGCCTTAACTGCAATAGTTCTTTTTGCTGGGGTATTCGCATCATGGGAGGTTGAGTTCCTAAACCGTGAGTTCTTTATTTCGCTCATCCTGCTTTCGTCAGGGGTGTTTGGATTCTTTATCTCACTCGATCTATTTACCATGTTCCTGTTCTACGAACTTGCGGTTATCCCGATGTACCTGCTAATTGGTATTTGGGGTACAGGTCCAAAGGAGTATTCAGCAATGAAACTTACTCTAATGCTTATGGGAGGTTCAGCATTGCTGCTTGTAGGTCTTCTAGGTATTTACATGAATTCAGCACCTGCAGGTCAACCATTAACATTTAACCTAATTGAAATTGCTAAAGTTACCATATCAATTGAGGCTCAACGCCTATTCTTCCCATTAACATTTGTTGGTTTTGGTGTTCTTGGAGCTTTATTCCCTCTACATACTTGGTCACCTGATGGTCACGCTTCAGCGCCTACCGCAGTATCTATGTTACATGCTGGTGTGCTTATGAAACTTGGAGGTTACGGATGTTTCAGAGTAGCAATGTATTTAATGCCCGAAGCAGCTCATGAAATGGCTTGGATATTCATTATCCTGACTACCATTAGCGTTGTTTACGGTGCATACGGTGCAATCGTTCAGAAAGACCTTAAGTATATCAACGCTTACTCGTCAGTTAGTCACTGCGGACTAGTAATTTTCGCTCTATTAATGATGAACAAAACCGCAATGGACGGCGCAATCCTTCAAATGATATCTCACGGTTTGATGACAGCACTCTTCTTCGCATTAATTGGGATGATTTACGGACGTACTCATACTCGTAACATCTACGAAATGGGTGGTTTGATGAGAATCATTCCTTTCCTATCAGTTGTTTATGTTATTGCGGGTCTTGCATCACTTGGTCTTCCAGGCCTTAGCGGTTTCGTTGCTGAGATGACCGTATTTGTTGGTGCTTTCCAACATGCAGATATGTTCCACAGAGTTGCAACAATAGTTGTAACCACATCAATTGTAGTTACAGCAGTATATATATTAAGAGTTGTTGGAATCTTGCTTCTCGGCCCAATTAGGAATGAAGAGTATAATCATTTTAAAGATGCTACATGGTTTGAGAAACTTTCGACCGTTACACTTTTACTAATGATTGCAGCAATTGGTCTTGCACCACTTTGGCTTTCGAACATGATTCAACATAGCCTTGTTCCAATTATTCAAAAATTAGCTATTGCACCAGGGATTTAA
- a CDS encoding thioredoxin family protein has product MKKSLFTILLVFAVVTVFSQEKSNVYNPNADAKADIKVAISKAKAESKHVLVQVGGNWCSWCIKFHKMATTDAKIDSLIKADYVYILLNYSKENKNLDVLKSYQNPQRFGFPVFIILDGKGNLLHTQDSGLLELDKVYDPKKVFTFLKGWNFKALDPKNYPEK; this is encoded by the coding sequence ATGAAAAAATCGCTATTTACCATCCTTTTAGTGTTTGCTGTTGTGACCGTTTTTTCACAAGAAAAGTCAAATGTTTACAACCCCAATGCCGATGCAAAAGCAGATATTAAGGTTGCCATTTCAAAGGCAAAAGCTGAAAGCAAACATGTGCTTGTTCAGGTTGGAGGCAACTGGTGCTCATGGTGCATTAAATTCCATAAAATGGCAACCACCGATGCTAAAATAGATTCATTAATAAAGGCTGATTACGTTTACATCCTATTAAACTACAGCAAGGAAAATAAGAATCTGGATGTGCTTAAATCCTATCAGAATCCCCAACGATTTGGATTCCCCGTTTTTATTATCCTTGATGGGAAAGGTAATCTTCTTCACACTCAAGACTCCGGGTTACTTGAGTTGGATAAGGTTTACGATCCTAAAAAGGTGTTTACTTTCCTAAAAGGATGGAATTTTAAAGCGTTAGATCCAAAGAACTATCCCGAAAAGTAA
- a CDS encoding S8 family serine peptidase, with translation MKKKLLFTCLLIVILASCTKDNLPTSEDKVPTQKQPLTGEQINQVIDKFITETGSFDWKKVDNHTVWSAALLSNSIVTIGYGSTPFETKRSSELIDLKNRLVSLTLEEEKVTNPNLKGQNIVLNDDAILNNFDIKITSFESIERLRKMPGVRYIEPAGYNYLAYKGMIKSDSGCTTSADAVNSADYRTVAPNCLVSWVYDKHNIPSAWSYSTGAGVGVGLIDTGLSAYQNMLGANFNDGYSSGRTLTKYGVYIDSIWPWVTKTDGVDDKCGHGTSMGGNIASPRNDNYMPVGVAYNCNLVAYRATHDVVLEGYQEQKGVARALTELGNNSSVKIISMSIGHIFSVGSISDGIKYAYSKGKLIFAAGGTSTEWTNFVGVIFPASMAECVAVTGITDGSGYTECAVCHKGSKIDFTVVMQRAGDSNRTSVVGGYYANTIDYVGGSSVATSTTAGIAALVWARYPSWTRTQVLNRLIQSAQLYPNRNADFGYGSIDALKAVL, from the coding sequence ATGAAAAAAAAACTATTATTTACGTGTTTACTAATCGTTATATTGGCAAGTTGTACAAAAGACAATCTACCAACAAGCGAAGATAAAGTTCCAACACAAAAACAACCACTAACGGGTGAGCAAATTAATCAAGTAATAGATAAATTTATTACCGAAACTGGTAGTTTCGATTGGAAAAAAGTTGATAATCACACTGTTTGGAGTGCCGCATTGTTAAGTAACAGTATAGTAACTATTGGATACGGTTCAACTCCTTTTGAAACTAAGAGAAGTTCAGAATTAATTGATCTTAAAAATCGTCTGGTGAGCTTAACACTTGAAGAAGAAAAAGTTACTAACCCAAACCTTAAAGGTCAAAATATTGTATTGAATGATGATGCAATACTAAATAATTTCGATATAAAAATCACCAGTTTCGAATCTATTGAGCGTTTGCGAAAAATGCCAGGTGTTAGGTATATTGAGCCTGCAGGATACAATTATCTTGCTTATAAAGGCATGATTAAAAGTGATTCAGGTTGTACCACTTCAGCAGATGCCGTTAATTCAGCTGATTATAGAACAGTTGCCCCCAATTGCCTAGTTTCTTGGGTTTATGACAAACACAATATTCCATCAGCTTGGTCGTATAGCACAGGTGCTGGAGTTGGTGTGGGTCTTATCGATACAGGTCTATCTGCTTATCAAAATATGCTTGGCGCTAATTTTAACGATGGTTATTCAAGTGGTCGTACTCTAACCAAATATGGTGTTTATATTGACTCTATTTGGCCTTGGGTTACTAAGACTGATGGTGTTGACGATAAATGTGGACATGGTACATCAATGGGAGGTAACATTGCTAGCCCACGTAACGATAATTATATGCCTGTTGGTGTAGCATATAACTGCAATCTAGTTGCTTACAGAGCAACCCATGATGTTGTTCTGGAAGGCTACCAAGAGCAAAAAGGTGTTGCCAGAGCTCTAACGGAACTTGGTAATAATTCAAGCGTTAAAATTATTTCAATGTCAATTGGTCATATTTTCTCTGTTGGAAGCATCTCCGATGGTATTAAATATGCTTATTCAAAAGGAAAATTGATTTTTGCAGCAGGAGGAACATCAACAGAATGGACTAATTTTGTAGGCGTTATTTTCCCAGCAAGTATGGCTGAATGTGTTGCCGTTACAGGTATTACCGATGGTTCAGGTTATACTGAATGTGCTGTTTGTCACAAAGGCAGTAAAATTGATTTTACAGTAGTTATGCAACGAGCAGGTGATTCTAATCGTACTTCGGTTGTTGGAGGTTACTATGCAAATACAATTGATTATGTTGGTGGTTCATCCGTTGCAACCTCAACCACAGCTGGTATTGCGGCTTTAGTTTGGGCTCGTTATCCAAGTTGGACACGTACTCAGGTGCTAAATAGACTTATTCAATCCGCACAATTATATCCTAACCGCAATGCAGATTTTGGGTATGGATCAATTGATGCATTAAAAGCAGTACTATAG
- the kbl gene encoding glycine C-acetyltransferase — translation MAYTDKTRGIYNDVLKGIKDAGLFKQERFIHSAQSADIEVEFPSGASLKKAINICANNYLGMSSHPDVIKAAHAGLDSHGYGMSSVRFICGTQDIHRKLENMVTEFLGTEDTILFPSCMDANAGVFEAILTKDDVMISDRLVHASIIDGIRLASALHDTYKHSDMAHLEEKLQLHNDKRLKVVITDGVFSMDGDTAKLDEMVALCEKYDALLFVDDSHSSGFIGKTGRGTHEKYGVMGKIDIITTTFGKGLGGASGGCVSGRKELIEMCRQKARPYLFSNTIAPPIVAGVIKVLEILSASTDRRDKLEKNTVFWRKGLLDAGLIIKDGDTPIVPVMLFNAQLAQNVSKDLFEEGIYAIGFFFPVVPQGQARIRTQISAGHEIHHLEKALDAFKKVGKKYEILGKTKQEIIDRYGM, via the coding sequence ATGGCATATACAGATAAAACCAGAGGGATATATAATGATGTCCTTAAAGGTATTAAGGATGCTGGTCTCTTCAAACAAGAGAGATTTATCCACTCTGCACAATCAGCAGATATTGAGGTTGAATTTCCATCTGGTGCTTCATTAAAAAAGGCTATTAATATTTGTGCTAATAACTACTTGGGCATGTCTAGCCATCCCGATGTAATTAAGGCAGCGCATGCTGGACTCGATTCGCATGGTTATGGCATGTCATCAGTACGTTTTATTTGCGGAACGCAGGATATTCATAGAAAGTTGGAAAATATGGTGACTGAGTTTCTAGGAACGGAGGACACTATCCTTTTTCCATCATGTATGGATGCTAATGCCGGTGTATTTGAAGCAATTCTGACCAAGGATGATGTAATGATCTCCGATAGACTAGTACACGCTTCAATTATAGATGGAATTCGCTTAGCCAGTGCATTGCACGATACCTATAAGCATTCCGATATGGCGCATCTTGAAGAAAAACTTCAGTTGCATAACGATAAGCGATTAAAAGTTGTTATCACTGATGGTGTTTTCTCAATGGATGGCGATACAGCAAAACTTGATGAAATGGTTGCTTTGTGTGAAAAATATGATGCTTTACTTTTTGTTGATGATTCGCATTCAAGCGGATTTATAGGCAAAACTGGTCGTGGAACACATGAGAAATACGGAGTAATGGGTAAGATTGATATTATTACAACCACATTTGGTAAGGGGCTGGGAGGCGCATCTGGCGGTTGTGTTTCTGGTCGTAAAGAATTGATTGAAATGTGTCGTCAAAAAGCGCGTCCTTATCTCTTCTCAAACACAATAGCACCTCCAATTGTTGCTGGCGTAATCAAGGTTCTTGAGATTTTATCTGCTTCAACGGATCGGCGCGATAAACTTGAGAAAAATACTGTGTTTTGGCGTAAGGGCTTGCTTGATGCGGGACTTATTATTAAAGACGGTGATACTCCTATTGTTCCAGTAATGCTTTTTAATGCACAGCTTGCTCAGAATGTCTCAAAGGATCTATTTGAAGAGGGTATTTATGCTATTGGATTCTTTTTTCCTGTTGTTCCGCAAGGGCAAGCCAGAATTCGAACTCAGATATCTGCTGGTCATGAAATACATCATTTAGAAAAGGCTTTGGATGCATTCAAAAAGGTTGGTAAAAAGTATGAAATTTTAGGTAAAACAAAACAGGAAATTATTGATAGATACGGTATGTAG
- a CDS encoding bifunctional SulP family inorganic anion transporter/carbonic anhydrase: protein MNIQAFFKEKLSKYIPSIKWLSEYSLSVFGADAVAGITLAAYAIPVSLAYATLAGLPPQYGVYGYLIGGLFYAMLGTGRHLAIGPTSAISMLIGVTLANLSGGDVQRWVDLASLSAMIFAAISILAYLFRLSSIINFISETVLVGFKAGAAITIGLTQLPKLFGVTSGGESFFSRLGNLVTQLPETNATVLIFGLVAIFLLFFGDKLLPGKPVAIIVVALSVLAITFTPLGTMDFKTVGIIPSGLPKLTLPIFNITDIGSIIPLAFACFLLAYIESVSAAKALAQKNGYDIDPRQELLALGVANLANSLGQGYPVSGGLSQSAVNEKAGAKTPIALVVASVSIAVCLLFLTGMLKNLPTVILAAIVLIAIKGLVDIKEMKRLFKINRFDFAIAMTALVSVIVFGILQGVLIAALFSLILIIRNVSAPHVAFLGRIPGTNRYTDFKRHPDNELIPGVLLFRVESTLVYFNVSNVYQTVWAKILEMQPELKTVIFDLSTSATIDSSGARLIKRLHENLEAKGIKFKVAEAHSEVRDILRVEEVEHLLGHVSRRDTLHDIVVTAIGEGEPDILQTPTKLKRLQPEKIISHIILGNNYFKETHPKEYFERFKFKQKPYITLVTCSDSRVPLAALMPDTSNKVFSIHNIGNQILSTEGSVDFGIYHLKTPLLLFLGHSDCGAIKAYLHGFEEESYGIKHELDFLQPIIKEYSTVKDFEKLHAHVIEKNLDYQVNIAYKKYKDLVLAGKLTIMAGFYDFKGEFGKGMGNIIIVNVNKQKGIDEMRSMEIFTYLSTAQKNLHIGRLPNGLSDSAKEKE from the coding sequence ATGAATATTCAAGCCTTTTTCAAAGAGAAACTTTCTAAGTATATCCCATCTATTAAATGGCTTTCGGAGTATTCACTTTCAGTTTTTGGTGCTGATGCAGTAGCGGGTATCACTTTGGCGGCTTATGCAATACCTGTATCGTTGGCTTATGCTACGCTTGCTGGGTTGCCTCCTCAGTATGGCGTTTATGGTTATCTGATTGGTGGGCTATTCTACGCAATGCTGGGTACTGGGCGGCATTTGGCCATTGGGCCAACCTCAGCAATCTCAATGCTAATAGGTGTAACGCTTGCCAATCTTTCGGGCGGCGATGTTCAGCGCTGGGTTGATTTGGCATCCCTTTCTGCAATGATATTTGCAGCAATTAGTATCCTTGCATACCTGTTTCGGTTAAGTAGTATTATCAACTTTATAAGCGAAACAGTTCTTGTTGGATTTAAGGCTGGAGCAGCCATTACCATCGGTCTAACGCAGCTTCCTAAACTATTTGGAGTTACCAGCGGAGGTGAGAGTTTCTTTAGTCGTTTAGGAAACCTTGTAACCCAATTGCCAGAAACAAATGCTACTGTTCTAATTTTTGGTCTAGTTGCTATTTTTTTACTTTTTTTTGGTGATAAACTTTTACCCGGAAAACCAGTTGCAATTATCGTAGTTGCCTTATCTGTTCTTGCTATAACATTTACCCCACTTGGCACAATGGATTTCAAAACTGTAGGTATTATACCCAGTGGCTTACCTAAGCTAACTCTTCCAATATTCAACATAACAGATATAGGCAGCATTATTCCTCTTGCATTTGCCTGCTTCCTTCTGGCCTATATCGAAAGTGTATCTGCAGCAAAAGCACTTGCCCAGAAGAATGGCTATGATATCGACCCACGGCAGGAATTGCTTGCCCTTGGTGTTGCTAACCTTGCTAACTCATTAGGTCAGGGATACCCTGTAAGTGGGGGCTTATCTCAATCGGCAGTAAATGAAAAGGCTGGTGCCAAAACCCCTATTGCGCTTGTTGTTGCATCAGTGAGTATTGCTGTGTGTCTTCTTTTCCTTACAGGTATGCTCAAAAATCTTCCTACCGTAATATTGGCGGCAATTGTTCTTATTGCTATTAAGGGCTTGGTAGATATCAAGGAAATGAAGCGATTATTTAAGATTAACCGTTTCGATTTTGCTATTGCAATGACTGCACTTGTTAGCGTAATTGTGTTTGGAATCTTGCAAGGTGTGCTAATTGCCGCACTTTTCTCCCTAATTTTAATTATTCGAAATGTATCAGCCCCCCATGTTGCATTTCTTGGGCGTATTCCAGGTACAAATAGGTATACTGATTTCAAGAGACATCCTGATAATGAGCTTATACCTGGTGTTCTCCTTTTTCGGGTGGAATCTACTTTGGTATATTTCAATGTTTCGAACGTATACCAAACCGTTTGGGCTAAGATTTTGGAGATGCAGCCTGAACTAAAAACAGTAATCTTCGATTTGAGTACTTCGGCCACAATTGACTCAAGCGGGGCTCGATTAATCAAGCGCCTGCATGAGAATTTGGAGGCTAAAGGTATAAAGTTTAAGGTGGCTGAAGCACATTCTGAAGTTCGTGATATTCTAAGGGTTGAGGAGGTTGAACACTTGCTCGGCCATGTCAGCAGACGTGATACACTTCATGATATAGTTGTAACTGCAATTGGTGAGGGAGAACCTGATATTCTGCAAACACCCACTAAACTCAAAAGGCTTCAACCAGAAAAAATAATTTCACATATCATTTTAGGTAATAATTACTTCAAAGAAACCCATCCTAAAGAGTATTTCGAAAGGTTTAAATTTAAGCAAAAACCATATATTACCTTGGTGACCTGCTCTGATTCACGTGTGCCTCTTGCAGCACTTATGCCCGATACTTCAAATAAAGTCTTTTCGATACATAATATTGGCAACCAGATTTTATCCACAGAGGGATCAGTTGATTTTGGTATTTACCACTTGAAAACCCCTCTTTTGCTTTTTCTAGGTCACTCCGATTGTGGGGCGATAAAAGCCTACCTACATGGTTTCGAAGAGGAGTCGTATGGCATTAAGCACGAATTGGACTTTTTACAACCTATTATTAAAGAATACTCAACTGTAAAAGATTTTGAAAAACTACATGCACATGTAATTGAAAAAAACCTCGATTACCAAGTTAACATAGCATATAAAAAGTATAAAGATCTTGTATTGGCGGGTAAGTTAACAATCATGGCTGGATTTTATGATTTTAAAGGTGAATTTGGAAAAGGCATGGGTAATATCATAATCGTAAATGTAAACAAGCAAAAGGGCATAGACGAAATGCGTAGTATGGAAATATTCACGTACTTATCAACTGCTCAAAAGAATTTACACATAGGGAGATTGCCAAATGGATTGTCAGATTCGGCAAAAGAGAAGGAGTAG
- a CDS encoding NADH-quinone oxidoreductase subunit N encodes MNLNSFLLMRHEIVLIAVALIILIAEIFTSDQNKGRIRGLAVILFAINTIIGFLPAETGSLFGGMYTTIPLHIVVKNILNIGTLIILIQSNTWLKTEENSDKFPEFYLLLISTLVGMFYMISAGDFLMFYLGLELATIPLAALVAYDRYRNNSAEGGIKLILSSAFSSGIMLYGISMIYGMYGSIYFDMLNPAMAMNSLTVLAFIFFFAGMAFKISLVPFHLWAADVYEGAPVNITSYLSVISKGAAVFILTIILFKVFPTISDLWQKVVWVIAVMTMTIGNLFAIRQQNLKRFIAFSSISQAGFFLLGVIGGNEMGMTAIVYYMLVYIFSNLGVFGVIAAISNQSGKENMDDYNGLYHTNPMLSLTMMLALFSLAGIPPVAGFFGKFFLFTAAAQKGFYILVLIATINTIISLYYYLLVVKAMFINKSETPIPYFKSDFMTKLGLGLCIAGLIITGFASGVWEMIAKISFGM; translated from the coding sequence ATGAATTTAAATAGTTTTCTTTTAATGCGCCACGAGATTGTACTAATTGCAGTTGCGCTTATTATACTGATAGCCGAGATATTCACATCGGATCAGAATAAAGGACGTATCCGTGGATTGGCAGTAATCCTGTTTGCGATAAACACCATTATAGGGTTTTTACCTGCAGAAACTGGATCGTTATTCGGAGGAATGTATACCACAATTCCCCTTCATATAGTTGTAAAAAACATTTTGAACATTGGAACGCTAATTATCCTGATTCAGTCGAATACTTGGCTTAAAACAGAGGAAAATAGCGATAAATTTCCTGAGTTTTACCTTCTACTGATTTCAACATTAGTTGGTATGTTCTATATGATCTCAGCAGGTGATTTCTTGATGTTCTATCTTGGCCTCGAATTAGCAACTATTCCCTTAGCTGCATTAGTGGCTTACGATCGTTACAGAAACAACTCTGCTGAGGGCGGTATTAAATTAATCTTATCATCGGCATTCTCTTCAGGTATTATGCTTTACGGTATTTCGATGATATATGGTATGTACGGTAGCATTTACTTCGATATGCTGAATCCAGCTATGGCCATGAATAGCCTAACAGTTCTAGCATTTATCTTCTTCTTTGCTGGTATGGCTTTCAAGATTTCATTAGTTCCTTTCCATCTATGGGCAGCTGATGTTTACGAGGGTGCACCAGTGAACATTACTTCATACCTATCAGTTATTTCGAAAGGTGCAGCAGTATTTATTCTTACAATAATCCTATTCAAGGTATTCCCAACCATTTCGGATTTGTGGCAAAAGGTTGTTTGGGTGATAGCCGTTATGACTATGACCATTGGTAACCTTTTTGCAATTCGTCAACAGAACTTAAAACGATTCATAGCATTCTCGAGTATATCACAGGCTGGTTTCTTCCTATTAGGTGTAATTGGCGGAAACGAGATGGGTATGACAGCAATCGTTTACTATATGTTAGTTTACATCTTCTCAAACCTTGGCGTTTTTGGTGTTATCGCCGCAATTTCGAACCAATCGGGTAAAGAGAATATGGATGATTACAATGGATTATATCATACCAACCCAATGCTTAGCTTAACAATGATGTTGGCGTTATTCTCATTGGCAGGTATTCCACCTGTTGCTGGGTTCTTCGGAAAGTTCTTCCTATTCACCGCAGCAGCGCAGAAAGGTTTTTATATTCTTGTACTAATTGCAACTATAAACACAATTATATCCTTGTACTACTATCTACTTGTTGTAAAAGCAATGTTCATCAACAAGAGTGAAACTCCTATCCCTTACTTTAAGAGCGATTTTATGACCAAACTTGGTCTCGGTCTTTGTATTGCAGGTCTTATAATTACTGGTTTTGCAAGTGGAGTTTGGGAGATGATAGCAAAGATTAGCTTTGGAATGTAA